GAGTTGCCGGCTCCGTCTTTTCTTCACCGGCAAAGAGCTGCAGGTTGATGAACCAATCCTCATCACGGTGGCATGAGCGAAAGAATAAAGTCAAGGGTCCGTTGCACCTCCGTGAGCACTATCTGTAAGAAAACACCGTAAACAGGCACCGACAAAGCAAGAGTGAACAGCCCCAACAAAGACTTCATGGGTAGACCCACTACAAAAACATTCAGTTGCGGCATGGTCCGCGCTAGAACAGCCAAGGCTAAGTCAGCCAGGAACAAAGCCCCCAAGACCGGAGTAGCAATCTCAATGCCAGCTATAAACATCACTGCCGTAGCTCTTAGAATTTCCCACAACAAGTCCGGGCTACCCCAAGTTCCTCCCGGAGGCACCAACTGCCAGCTGCTCCAAAGAGCATGAAGCAAGAAATGGTGTCCATCATAAGCTAAGAAAACTAACATCGCTATTAGATAGAGATAGTTCCCGATTAGCGGTATTTGATTACCGCTTTGAGGATCCAAAACATTAATCATTCCAAATCCCATTTGCATATCAATGATTTGGCCCGCCACCTGGAAGGCGGCAAAGACAATGCTGCTGGCATAACCTAAGGTCAAACCCAGTACTACTTCCTTAAGGAGCATCAGAACCAGACTCCAGCCAGTGTCAGCCAGTAACAGGTCTCCCGCCGAAAACAGAGGCAGAAAAAGCAGAGCCAGCAATATACTTAAAAAACCCCGTACACTGGGTTGAATGTTCCTACTGGCAAAGAAAGGAGCTGTAGCCAGAAAGCCGCTTAAGCGGGCCACCAAACACAGAAACAACTGATACGCCTTAGTCCAGTAAACAAAGTCTAGC
Above is a genomic segment from Bacillota bacterium containing:
- the fliR gene encoding flagellar type III secretion system protein FliR, which gives rise to MLDFVYWTKAYQLFLCLVARLSGFLATAPFFASRNIQPSVRGFLSILLALLFLPLFSAGDLLLADTGWSLVLMLLKEVVLGLTLGYASSIVFAAFQVAGQIIDMQMGFGMINVLDPQSGNQIPLIGNYLYLIAMLVFLAYDGHHFLLHALWSSWQLVPPGGTWGSPDLLWEILRATAVMFIAGIEIATPVLGALFLADLALAVLARTMPQLNVFVVGLPMKSLLGLFTLALSVPVYGVFLQIVLTEVQRTLDFILSLMPP